In Phragmitibacter flavus, the following are encoded in one genomic region:
- a CDS encoding helix-turn-helix domain-containing protein — protein MKPVYEQLVPKMVACQRVKGKNFGCQWHFHPEMELTLVLSGGTQRWIGDNMSPLREGDLTFLGSNLPHDFRNDPAPGAPFHEVNAVNVHFHPEFLGTNWLQWAEMNNIQRLFQQAAHGLHITGRSRELVSQIMIKMLRTQGIKRLILLLEILQELSTSRSLVRIASPGFFPELQVSDQERMGLITSYIHEHIEDPLYLTDVARHAGMSEGTFSRFFRSLTRKTFPAYLNELRVARVCRLLTETDATVTEIAMNCGFDSMANFQSQFRRLHGCSPKIYRQRAMSITPMAPGTT, from the coding sequence ATGAAACCCGTCTACGAACAACTCGTCCCGAAAATGGTCGCCTGTCAGCGGGTGAAAGGCAAAAATTTCGGCTGCCAGTGGCACTTCCATCCTGAGATGGAACTGACCCTCGTCCTCTCCGGCGGCACCCAACGCTGGATCGGCGACAACATGTCCCCGTTGCGCGAAGGCGACCTCACCTTTCTCGGTTCCAACCTTCCGCACGATTTTCGTAACGACCCCGCACCCGGCGCTCCCTTTCACGAAGTCAACGCCGTCAATGTTCACTTTCATCCTGAATTTCTCGGCACCAACTGGCTGCAATGGGCCGAGATGAACAACATCCAGCGCCTCTTCCAACAAGCCGCCCACGGTTTGCATATCACGGGTCGATCCCGCGAGTTGGTCTCTCAAATCATGATCAAGATGCTGCGCACCCAAGGCATCAAACGCCTCATCCTGCTGCTCGAAATTCTCCAGGAACTCAGCACCTCACGCAGCCTCGTGCGCATCGCCTCACCCGGCTTCTTCCCCGAGCTGCAAGTGTCCGACCAGGAACGCATGGGCTTGATCACTTCCTACATTCACGAGCACATCGAAGACCCCCTCTATCTTACGGATGTCGCCCGTCACGCTGGCATGAGCGAAGGCACCTTCAGCCGCTTTTTTCGCTCCCTCACTCGCAAGACTTTCCCTGCCTATCTCAACGAACTGCGCGTTGCCCGCGTATGCCGACTGCTCACCGAAACCGACGCCACCGTGACTGAAATCGCCATGAACTGCGGTTTTGATTCCATGGCCAACTTCCAATCCCAATTCCGCCGCCTGCACGGCTGCTCCCCCAAAATTTACCGTCAACGCGCCATGAGCATCACCCCCATGGCACCAGGAACTACCTGA
- the ppdK gene encoding pyruvate, phosphate dikinase yields the protein MAKKATKAAGKSIKYVYTWGAGKADGNGSQKALLGGKGANLAEMTLIQLPVPPGFTISTEVCTYFYANKRTYPECLQAQMDAGVKNMEKIMGAKFGGTTGMPLLVAVRSGARDSMPGMMDTVLNLGLNDQTVEALTKATNNERFAWDCYRRFIQMYGDVVLGVQKREGEDHEPFEVVIETFKHEVYHKDIVDSDLTADDQKELVKRFKALVKERTGKGFPNDVWDQLRGAAGAVFGSWMNDRAIVYRRKYNIPSEWGTAVNVQAMVYGNTGDDSGSGVAFTRNPANGVNEFYGEFLINAQGEDVVAGVRTPDPVVKLNNVMPKAYKELLKVRSTLEKHFKDVQDVEFTIQKGQLFMLQTRNGKRTAAAALKFSMDMVKEKLIDQETAILRNPADQLEQLLAPDFDLAEIKKAKALAVGLPAGPGAASGIIYLNADRAAAAAEKGETVLLVRNETSPEDLRGMIAAAGILTAKGGVSSHAALVARQMGKVCICGASAVLIDYDKKTVTISGQVFKEGKDYLSIDGTAGTIYGGQVKTGPSQIVLGMLKGDKVAAKTEKVQQFKTLMDWCSKATRLAVRTNADNPEQTEQAIAFGAQGIGLTRTEHMFFEGDRIDAVREMILAEDEQGRRAALAKILPYQREDFIGIFKALKGLPATIRLLDPPLHEFVPHDDKAQAELATKLGLTKEKVASRVNALHEFNPMLGHRGCRLGIAYPEITETQARAIFEAAAEVQKKGIKVKPEVMIPLVGFKKELDLQVAVVHRVAAEVQKEKKIKLSYQVGTMIEVPRGALTADEIAETAEFFSFGTNDLTQTALGISRDDMGNFLMPYTENEIFKKNPFATLDATGVGQLVKIAIEKGRATRPDIKLGICGEHGGDPDSVKFFHNVGLAYVSCSPYRVPVARLAAAQAAIEEKRANAAAAPAKKSAKKAPAKKAAKKK from the coding sequence ATGGCTAAAAAAGCAACCAAGGCCGCCGGCAAGTCGATCAAATATGTTTACACCTGGGGAGCCGGCAAGGCTGACGGGAACGGATCGCAAAAAGCACTTCTAGGCGGCAAAGGCGCAAACCTTGCCGAAATGACTCTTATCCAGCTGCCAGTGCCTCCTGGATTCACCATCAGCACCGAAGTCTGCACTTATTTTTACGCCAACAAGCGCACCTATCCGGAGTGCCTTCAGGCCCAGATGGACGCGGGCGTCAAAAACATGGAAAAAATCATGGGCGCCAAATTTGGCGGCACCACCGGCATGCCTTTGCTCGTCGCCGTTCGCTCCGGCGCGCGTGATTCCATGCCCGGCATGATGGACACGGTTCTCAACCTTGGTCTCAATGACCAGACCGTTGAAGCCCTCACCAAAGCCACCAACAACGAACGTTTTGCTTGGGACTGCTACCGCCGTTTCATCCAGATGTATGGCGACGTCGTCCTCGGCGTGCAGAAGCGCGAAGGCGAAGACCACGAGCCGTTTGAAGTGGTGATCGAAACCTTCAAACACGAAGTCTATCACAAGGACATCGTCGATTCCGACCTGACCGCCGACGACCAGAAAGAACTCGTCAAGCGCTTCAAGGCCCTTGTCAAAGAGCGCACCGGCAAAGGTTTCCCGAACGACGTTTGGGATCAGCTTCGCGGCGCAGCAGGTGCGGTGTTCGGTTCCTGGATGAACGATCGCGCGATCGTTTACCGCCGTAAATACAACATTCCTTCCGAGTGGGGCACCGCCGTCAACGTGCAGGCCATGGTTTATGGCAACACCGGCGACGACTCCGGTTCCGGCGTGGCATTCACCCGTAACCCTGCCAACGGCGTCAACGAATTCTATGGTGAATTCCTCATCAACGCCCAGGGCGAAGACGTGGTTGCCGGCGTTCGCACGCCTGATCCAGTGGTCAAATTGAACAACGTGATGCCCAAGGCTTACAAGGAACTCCTCAAAGTTCGTTCGACCCTTGAGAAACACTTCAAAGATGTGCAGGACGTCGAGTTCACCATCCAGAAAGGTCAGTTGTTCATGCTTCAGACCCGTAACGGCAAGCGCACCGCTGCCGCTGCGTTGAAGTTCTCGATGGACATGGTCAAAGAAAAACTCATCGACCAGGAAACCGCCATCTTGCGCAACCCGGCTGATCAGCTTGAGCAGCTTCTTGCTCCTGACTTCGACCTTGCTGAAATCAAAAAAGCCAAGGCGCTTGCCGTTGGTCTGCCTGCAGGTCCTGGTGCTGCTTCCGGCATCATCTACCTCAACGCCGACCGCGCCGCCGCCGCTGCTGAAAAAGGGGAAACCGTTCTCCTGGTTCGCAACGAAACTTCGCCAGAAGACTTGCGTGGCATGATCGCCGCCGCCGGTATTCTTACCGCCAAGGGTGGTGTTTCCTCCCACGCCGCGCTTGTCGCACGTCAGATGGGCAAAGTTTGTATCTGCGGTGCCAGCGCCGTGTTGATCGACTATGACAAGAAAACCGTGACCATCTCCGGTCAGGTCTTCAAGGAAGGCAAAGACTACCTCAGCATCGACGGCACCGCCGGCACGATCTATGGTGGTCAGGTCAAAACCGGTCCTTCGCAGATCGTCCTTGGCATGCTTAAAGGCGACAAAGTGGCTGCCAAAACCGAAAAAGTTCAGCAGTTCAAAACCTTGATGGATTGGTGCTCGAAAGCCACCCGTCTTGCCGTCCGCACCAACGCTGACAACCCCGAGCAAACCGAGCAAGCGATTGCTTTCGGTGCTCAAGGGATCGGTCTTACCCGCACGGAACACATGTTCTTTGAAGGTGATCGTATTGACGCCGTCCGTGAGATGATTCTCGCTGAAGACGAGCAGGGCCGCCGCGCCGCGCTTGCCAAAATTCTTCCGTATCAACGTGAAGATTTCATCGGTATCTTCAAGGCCCTCAAAGGCCTTCCAGCCACCATCCGCTTGCTCGATCCTCCGTTGCACGAGTTCGTTCCTCATGACGACAAGGCACAGGCCGAGCTTGCCACCAAGCTTGGTTTGACCAAGGAGAAGGTTGCCTCACGCGTGAACGCTCTTCATGAGTTCAACCCAATGCTCGGCCACCGCGGTTGCCGTCTTGGGATTGCTTATCCTGAGATCACCGAGACCCAGGCTCGCGCCATCTTTGAAGCCGCTGCTGAAGTGCAGAAAAAAGGCATCAAAGTGAAGCCTGAAGTGATGATCCCGCTCGTTGGCTTCAAGAAGGAACTCGACCTCCAGGTCGCTGTTGTCCATCGCGTTGCCGCTGAAGTGCAGAAGGAGAAGAAAATCAAGCTGAGCTATCAAGTCGGCACCATGATCGAAGTGCCTCGCGGCGCTTTGACCGCTGATGAGATCGCTGAGACCGCTGAGTTCTTCAGCTTCGGCACCAACGACCTTACCCAGACCGCTCTCGGCATCAGCCGCGACGACATGGGCAACTTCCTCATGCCTTACACCGAGAACGAAATCTTCAAGAAGAACCCCTTCGCCACGCTTGACGCGACCGGCGTTGGTCAGTTGGTGAAGATCGCGATCGAAAAAGGCCGCGCCACCCGTCCCGACATCAAACTCGGCATCTGCGGTGAGCATGGTGGTGATCCTGACTCCGTGAAATTCTTCCACAACGTCGGCCTGGCCTACGTCAGCTGCTCGCCTTACCGCGTGCCTGTCGCCCGCCTTGCCGCCGCCCAGGCTGCGATCGAAGAGAAGCGCGCCAACGCCGCTGCTGCTCCTGCGAAGAAGTCCGCCAAGAAGGCTCCAGCCAAGAAAGCTGCCAAGAAGAAGTAA
- a CDS encoding sugar phosphate isomerase/epimerase family protein yields the protein MNRRSFIVSGSSALAAASLPLPSLIAQAPASKRSIKIAVKYGMVSEGKTVLEKFKLAKEAGFDGIEPDGPFEESMVQEMIAATKETGLVVPGIVCAKGGRAMGALDEAARVEGVETMAKALRQCKELGGTTVLMYPGVVNKDLPYQAVYDALIKSTREVLPVAKETGIKIALENVWNNIFISPLDAVRFVDEIGDPHVGWFLDLGNLARYGWPDHWVKALGKRTFKLDIKGYSTTKHMKEGPWAGFKVQIGEDGDEIDWAATMKALDEVGYEGGWISAEVGGGGLERLKQIHSQVAKVIAS from the coding sequence ATGAATCGTCGTTCTTTTATCGTATCCGGAAGTTCTGCTTTGGCAGCGGCTTCGTTGCCTTTGCCATCCTTGATCGCCCAAGCGCCGGCTTCAAAACGCTCCATCAAAATCGCGGTGAAATACGGCATGGTGAGCGAAGGCAAAACGGTGTTGGAGAAATTCAAGCTGGCCAAGGAGGCGGGCTTTGATGGCATTGAGCCTGATGGGCCATTCGAAGAATCCATGGTTCAGGAAATGATCGCCGCAACCAAGGAAACGGGACTGGTGGTGCCGGGGATCGTGTGTGCCAAGGGTGGTCGAGCCATGGGCGCATTGGATGAGGCAGCGCGTGTAGAAGGGGTCGAAACGATGGCGAAAGCTTTGCGTCAGTGCAAGGAACTGGGCGGCACGACGGTGTTGATGTATCCAGGGGTGGTGAACAAGGATCTGCCCTATCAAGCGGTTTATGATGCGTTGATCAAGTCGACGCGTGAGGTGTTGCCGGTGGCGAAGGAGACGGGCATCAAGATCGCGTTGGAGAACGTGTGGAATAACATCTTTATCAGTCCGCTGGATGCGGTGAGGTTTGTGGATGAGATTGGCGATCCGCATGTGGGATGGTTTCTCGATCTCGGCAATCTGGCCCGATACGGATGGCCGGACCATTGGGTGAAGGCGCTGGGCAAGCGCACTTTCAAACTGGACATCAAAGGTTATTCAACGACCAAACACATGAAGGAAGGTCCATGGGCCGGATTTAAGGTTCAGATCGGCGAGGACGGTGATGAGATCGATTGGGCGGCGACGATGAAAGCGCTGGATGAAGTTGGCTATGAAGGAGGCTGGATTTCCGCTGAGGTGGGTGGTGGTGGATTGGAACGCTTGAAGCAGATCCACTCACAGGTCGCGAAGGTGATTGCTTCTTAG
- a CDS encoding PIG-L deacetylase family protein: MPSVLAIFAHPDDIEFCAAGTMLKLRELGWDLHYMNLCSGHGGSVQMDGPTTAKKRLAEAMEAASILGAAFYPPICDDLELTYSVPFLRKVAAVVREAKPTVVLTHAPADYMEDHMAACRLAVTAAFGHGGPNIQTDPPREAFFEDVTLYHAMPHGLRDGLRRRVEAGAYVNTTTVHAVKRQALAAHESQKHWLDVSQGMDSYLLSMDETSLELGRRSGKFEHAEGWRRHLHLGFSGKEIDPLAEVLGGDYLVNEVYERGLEG, translated from the coding sequence ATGCCTTCTGTTCTTGCCATTTTTGCCCATCCTGATGACATTGAGTTTTGTGCGGCGGGCACCATGCTGAAGTTGCGAGAACTGGGATGGGATCTGCATTACATGAACCTTTGCAGCGGGCATGGAGGTTCGGTGCAGATGGATGGTCCGACGACGGCAAAGAAACGTCTGGCGGAGGCGATGGAGGCGGCGTCGATATTGGGGGCGGCCTTTTATCCGCCGATCTGTGATGATCTGGAGCTAACTTATTCAGTCCCGTTTTTGCGCAAGGTTGCGGCAGTCGTGCGCGAAGCGAAGCCGACGGTGGTGTTGACGCATGCGCCTGCGGATTACATGGAAGACCACATGGCGGCGTGCCGGCTCGCGGTGACGGCGGCATTTGGTCATGGCGGTCCGAACATTCAAACCGATCCACCACGAGAAGCATTTTTTGAAGACGTGACTTTGTATCATGCGATGCCGCATGGACTTCGTGATGGATTGCGTCGCCGGGTGGAGGCGGGCGCTTATGTGAATACGACAACAGTGCATGCGGTGAAGCGGCAGGCGCTGGCGGCGCATGAAAGTCAGAAGCACTGGCTGGATGTGAGCCAGGGGATGGATTCGTATTTGTTGTCGATGGATGAAACGTCGCTGGAGCTTGGCAGAAGATCAGGGAAGTTTGAGCATGCAGAAGGCTGGCGGAGGCATTTGCATCTCGGATTCAGCGGCAAGGAAATCGATCCGCTGGCGGAGGTGCTGGGAGGGGATTACCTGGTGAATGAGGTGTATGAGCGGGGGTTGGAGGGGTGA
- a CDS encoding Gfo/Idh/MocA family protein — translation MPSHSTRRQFLGTSSAAFSAMAFPFVSSRATATDASNSETLKIGLVGCGGRGSGAAKQALTADYNTTLYAVAGVMPNMAENTIKMLGDEFARRVDVPKDRQFIGLDAYQKVIDLCDVVLLASPPGFRPLHLKQAVEAGKHIFSEKPMAVDAAGCRMALEAVRKAKEKNLNVVAGYCWRYSPSRREAFKRLHDGQIGEVTSHFATYYTGPVKPMPPAAQRKPEWSDVEWQVRNWYNFSWLSGDSLVEQAIHSVDKIAWAMKDIKPLSCMATGGRQIPAEGGNIFDHFHVAYEYPNQVMAHLGSRQMAGCQNENMDVIRGSKGSLVIGRGSSPVIEGADRWRFRGEDKNMYQVEHDELFAAIRQGKTVNDGEWMMQSTMLGIMGRMAAYSGKRITWDEAVASEEDLAPDSLGWGDSFTPTPMPMPGKKA, via the coding sequence ATGCCTTCTCATTCAACCCGTCGGCAATTTCTCGGCACGAGCAGCGCAGCCTTTTCTGCCATGGCTTTTCCTTTTGTTTCCAGTCGCGCTACGGCGACGGATGCCAGCAATTCCGAGACCTTGAAAATCGGTTTGGTGGGATGTGGCGGTCGGGGCAGTGGTGCTGCGAAGCAGGCATTGACGGCGGACTATAACACCACGCTCTACGCCGTGGCGGGTGTGATGCCGAACATGGCAGAGAACACGATCAAAATGCTGGGTGATGAATTTGCCAGGCGTGTGGATGTGCCGAAGGATCGACAGTTCATTGGATTGGATGCTTACCAAAAAGTGATCGACCTTTGCGATGTGGTGTTGCTGGCGAGTCCTCCGGGGTTTCGACCGCTGCATTTGAAGCAGGCGGTGGAGGCGGGGAAACACATTTTCTCTGAAAAACCGATGGCGGTGGATGCGGCAGGCTGTCGCATGGCGCTTGAAGCGGTGCGCAAAGCGAAGGAGAAGAATTTGAATGTGGTGGCCGGTTATTGCTGGAGATACAGTCCATCGCGTCGCGAGGCTTTCAAACGCTTGCATGATGGGCAGATTGGTGAGGTGACCAGTCACTTTGCGACTTACTACACGGGTCCGGTGAAACCCATGCCACCTGCGGCGCAACGCAAGCCGGAGTGGTCGGATGTGGAGTGGCAGGTGCGCAACTGGTATAACTTTTCGTGGTTGTCAGGAGACAGTCTGGTGGAGCAGGCCATCCACAGCGTGGACAAAATCGCGTGGGCGATGAAGGACATCAAGCCACTGTCCTGCATGGCCACGGGCGGACGTCAGATTCCGGCCGAGGGCGGCAACATCTTTGATCATTTTCATGTGGCTTATGAATATCCGAATCAGGTGATGGCGCATTTGGGCTCGCGTCAGATGGCGGGGTGTCAGAATGAAAACATGGATGTGATTCGTGGTTCGAAAGGCAGTCTGGTGATTGGTCGTGGATCGTCACCGGTGATAGAAGGCGCGGACCGCTGGCGTTTTCGTGGCGAGGACAAGAACATGTATCAGGTGGAGCACGACGAGCTTTTTGCCGCGATTCGCCAAGGCAAAACGGTCAATGATGGCGAATGGATGATGCAGTCCACGATGCTTGGGATCATGGGGCGGATGGCGGCTTATTCTGGCAAGCGGATTACCTGGGATGAGGCGGTGGCCAGCGAGGAAGATCTTGCGCCCGACTCATTGGGCTGGGGCGATTCTTTTACCCCAACCCCGATGCCGATGCCCGGCAAGAAAGCTTGA